One Xiphophorus maculatus strain JP 163 A chromosome 9, X_maculatus-5.0-male, whole genome shotgun sequence DNA segment encodes these proteins:
- the rab3a gene encoding ras-related protein Rab-3A produces the protein MASATATYGQKESSDQNFDYMFKILIIGNSSVGKTSFLFRYADDSFTPAFVSTVGIDFKVKTIYRNDKRIKLQIWDTAGQERYRTITTAYYRGAMGFILMYDITNEESFNAVQDWSTQIKTYSWDNAQVLLVGNKCDMEDERVVNAERGRQLSEHLGFEFFEASAKDNINVKQTFERLVDIICEKMSESLDAGDPAVTGAKQGPQLTEQSAPPHQDCAC, from the exons ATGGCCTCGGCAACAGCGACCTACGGACAGAAAGAGTCTTCGGACCAGAACTTTGACTACATGTTCAAGATCCTCATCATTGGCAACAGCAGCGTGGGAAAAACCTCCTTCCTGTTCCGCTACGCCGACGACTCGTTCACGCCGGCGTTTGTCAGCACAGTGGGGATCGACTTCAAGGTGAAGACAATCTACAGGAACGACAAAAGGATCAAACTACAGATCTGG gacACAGCGGGTCAGGAGCGTTACCGCACCATCACCACAGCGTACTACCGAGGAGCCATGGGCTTCATCCTCATGTATGACATCACCAACGAGGAGTCCTTCAACGCCGTCCAGGACTG GTCGACTCAGATTAAGACGTACTCATGGGACAACGCCCAGGTGCTGCTGGTAGGAAACAAATGTGACATGGAGGATGAGAGGGTGGTGAATGCAGAGAGAGGCCGGCAGCTCTCAGAACATCTTG GTTTTGAGTTCTTCGAGGCCAGCGCTAAGGACAACATCAACGTGAAGCAGACCTTTGAACGCCTTGTCGAtatcatctgtgaaaagatgtCTGAGAGTCTGGATGCCGGCGATCCCGCCGTTACGGGGGCCAAGCAGGGGCCCCAGCTGACAGAGCAGTCTGCCCCTCCCCACCAGGACTGTGCATGTTAA